Proteins encoded in a region of the Diabrotica undecimpunctata isolate CICGRU chromosome 10, icDiaUnde3, whole genome shotgun sequence genome:
- the LOC140451933 gene encoding serine/threonine-protein kinase Doa-like → MNSLSGASSLLQKSTQRTWNCVLNFANLIWSTIYTSQLTMHESRKRYHSHSKSRSRSHSKDRSYDRKKLKSHVNGKEREGKRRKVDAYDSPSYKKSVSSQRAHRSRQYERGTSGERRYKRSRRRSRTSKKHRHYHDKKKHKKSSSSEQQASRIVSVEDDDEGHLIYEAGDTIKGRYKILGTLGEGTFGKVVRVKDMEMDHYMALKIIKNVEKYREAAKLEISVLEKLADKDPSCEHLCVKMLDWFDYHGHMCIAFEILGLSVFDFLKDNNYQPYPLEQVRDIGYQLCYAVKFLHDIKLTHTDLKPENILFVDSSYDVVYNNKKRKDVKKVKRTEVRLIDFGSATFDHEHHSTIVSTRHYRAPEVILELGWAQPCDVWSIGCILFELYLGITLFQTHDNREHLAMMQRILGEIPVRMAKKTKTKYFYRGKLEWDEKSSAGRYVRDNCKPLLRYKQHDDTDHNALFDLIFKMLEYEPTERILLGDALQHPFFDKIPSHLRLHEHRSSSFRRERSGST, encoded by the coding sequence ATGAATAGTTTGTCTGGGGCATCCAGTTTACTACAAAAGTCTACCCAAAGAACTTGGAACTGTGTGCTAAACTTTGCAAATTTAATTTGGAGTACTATATATACAAGTCAATTAACAATGCATGAGTCTAGAAAGAGATATCATTCCCATTCTAAATCGAGGTCAAGATCACACTCCAAGGATAGAAGTTATGATCGTAAAAAGTTAAAAAGTCATGTGAATGGAAAAGAGCGTGAAGGAAAGCGGAGGAAGGTTGATGCGTATGATAGTCCATCATACAAGAAGTCTGTTAGCAGTCAAAGGGCTCATAGATCAAGGCAGTATGAAAGAGGAACTAGTGGAGAACGCAGGTACAAAAGAAGTCGCAGAAGGTCTCGCACGTCTAAGAAACATCGTCACTACCATGATAAGAAAAAGCACAAGAAATCCAGTTCTTCAGAGCAACAGGCTTCAAGGATTGTGTCAGTCGAAGATGATGATGAGGGGCATCTTATTTATGAAGCAGGAGATACAATTAAAGGCAGGTACAAAATTTTAGGTACACTCGGCGAGGGTACATTTGGTAAGGTAGTCAGAGTAAAGGATATGGAAATGGATCATTACATGGCGCTTAAGATCATCAAAAATGTTGAAAAGTATAGAGAAGCAGCCAAATTGGAAATAAGTGTTTTAGAGAAGTTGGCAGATAAGGATCCAAGCTGTGAACACCTTTGTGTGAAAATGTTGGATTGGTTTGATTACCATGGACATATGTGCATTGCTTTTGAAATTTTAGGCTTGAGTGTCTTCGACTTTTTGAAGGACAATAACTATCAACCTTATCCATTAGAACAAGTACGAGATATAGGTTATCAGTTGTGTTATGCAGtaaaatttttacatgatattaAGTTGACACATACTGATCTTAAGcccgaaaatattttatttgtggaTTCAAGCTATGATGTAgtatacaataataaaaagagAAAGGATGTAAAGAAAGTGAAAAGAACTGAAGTACGGTTGATAGATTTTGGCAGTGCTACTTTTGATCATGAACATCACAGTACAATTGTTTCAACTCGTCATTATAGAGCTCCAGAAGTTATATTAGAATTAGGTTGGGCACAACCTTGCGATGTTTGGTCAATAGGGTGTATTTTATTTGAGCTATATTTAGGTATAACACTTTTCCAAACTCATGATAATAGAGAACATCTTGCAATGATGCAAAGAATTCTAGGGGAAATCCCGGTTAGAATGGCTAAAAAGACCAAAACCAAATATTTTTATAGGGGCAAATTAGAATGGGATGAAAAAAGCTCGGCAGGGAGATACGTAAGGGATAACTGTAAACCTTTATTAAGATATAAACAACATGATGATACAGATCACAATGCATTATTTGATTTAATCTTTAAGATGTTAGAGTATGAACCCACTGAAAGAATTTTATTGGGTGACGCTTTACAGCATCCTTTTTTTGATAAAATCCCGTCCCACCTTAGATTACATGAGCACAGAAGTAGTAGTTTCAGAAGAGAAAGAAGTGGTTCTACATGA